The DNA region TCCAACAGCTAGGGCCATTTCAAGGCCGTCGCCTGTTGCAGAAACTGCACCTGCATAGGCAAGGGAGCGAACGGAATCGTTAAGGCGTTTTTCATTTGCCCCATAGCCGCCCGAAGCAAGAATCACGGCATCAGCGGTGATTTCATAAGGTACTCCGTCAGTTGAAAGAGCTTTTACTCCTGTAACCTTGCCGTCCTTGGCAATAAGCTCCTTTGCAGGAGTATTGTACATTATCTTTACACCCAAAGATTCAGCTTTTGCGAGCAGTGAAGAAACAACGCCTGAACCTGCGCCCTCAGGAGAAAATGTACGTCCAACACGATGCTCCGCCGAAGGTGATGGGACTTGGTCTTTATAGGCGATTCCTGCACCATCTTCAGCAACAAGCCAGTCAAACGCCTTGCCTACAGTGTTGGCATATAGCCATACAGTATTAGGATCATTGCTGAAATGACCGTTGAGCATCAAATCCATAAACAGCCATTCTGGCTTGTCCTCAATGCCGACAGACTTCTGCCTCTCGGAGCCGGTTGCATTTGTGCCACCGCCTGCCATTGCTGTTGCGCCCCCTGCAAATGCCATTTTCTCGAGCACCAGCACCTCAGCACCGCCCTGTGCCGCAGAAACAGCTGCTGCAAGACCTGATCCGCCAGCTCCCACAACAACCACCTGTGTGGATAGGGAAACAGTATCCTTGGTTTCGTTTGACACTTCTACAGGTCGCATCATTGCGTCCATGTCAGCACCAGATTGGCTGAGAGCACCTTTTACTGCTTCAATAAAAGCGTTGCTTGTGACAGTACATCCGCTCACTGCATCTACCGCAAGGGACTGCTTGTCAAGAATTGCCGCAGAGAGCTGGGTGATTGCCGCACCTCCAAGTGCAGGTGTTTCCGTCTGTTCCAATACGTCGATAGCTGTGATTTTATCAGTATCAACCGTCACAGCAACCTTGAGAGTCCCGCCAAAACCGTCGGCAGTGCCTTCATAGGTTCCTGGGGTTAAGTCGACCGCAGCCTCTGTATTGCTGGGAGCCTTTGCGCTACATGCACTGAGCAGCAGTGTCAGCGCTAATAGTATGCTAATCACTTTATTTTGTTTCACTTTTTGTTCCTCCTTATGTATATTTCGATAAACTAGACGACCGGTCTACTGTTAGTATAGCATGTGTTTTTTATTTGTCAATGATATAAGTTGAAGAAAGGTTTGACTTATATAATTTTGTGTTTGTGGGGGTAGTCAAATATTTTTTTAAGTTAATTTGATCCTGGAATTGGTTGCTTAGACTAGTCTATTTCAACTGAATATGGAAAAAAGTAAAATAATATTGACATTAATATCTTAAGTAAAAAATCAAATTGTATTCTATTTTACATTAGACTAAAGAGTTTGAGAGAATATTATACTAAAATATTTGTTAATTTAAGTACAATGTTTTATTTGAAAGATGAGATTTTAAAATAAAAAAGTATTATACTAAAGATATTGAATATATAAGTATACACAAATTGAAGTTAAATAATGTAGACGACTATCTGTATATTATAGTAGATTCTATAAAAAATGTTAAATTACTTTTTAATTTATGTAACATTTTAACGAAAAATGTGACTAATTATATGAAAGGGGGATTTTAGTGAAGCAAATAGAAAACTTATATATACTTTACAAACAGGATATTTATAATTATCTGCTTTCTTTAACTCATAATCAGACCCTTTCCGAAGACTTACTGTCAGACACCTTTGTAAATGCAATTAGGTCTATCGAAAGTTTTAAAGGACAATCTTCAGTGAAAACATGGTTGTTCTCTATAGCTAGAAATTTATGGTTACAAAAAATTAGAAAAGAAAAGCATACGGTTGAATATAATGACCTTTTAGAATTGTATGTATCAGATAGTATAGCAGAAAGACTAATTACAAAAGAAACAGCAATAAGAATCAAAAATCTATTATTAGAAAAAGATGATCGTACTCAAAAAATAGTAAATATGCGGGTAGAGGGTTATAGCTTTGGTGAAATTGCACAGGAGGTAAATATATCAGAAAGCTCGGCAAGGGTTATTGATTTTCGTGTAAAAAAATGGATCAAAGCCATCTTGGAAAAGGAGGGACTAAGTTGAATATATCTTGCGATGTAATACTTGATTTAATACCGCTTGTAAAAGATGGTGTTGCAAGTGATGACAGCACTATAATAGTTAATGAACATATTAAAAGCTGTGAGAGCTGTAAAACTGAATTTGAAATTTTTGAATCTACTAATATAGAACAGCCAGTAATAAAAGATGAAAAGATAATTTCTGCTATAAAACGCAGTATTTTTATAACACAACTTACTATTCTTGCCGCAGGTGCTATTATTGGCGTTGCGCTCTCAAATTCTATGGGCATGTTTTATAACTTTATAATTATGCCTCTTATTGGAGGCATAGGTTTTACTGTACTTAAGAGAAAATGGTACTTGACTCCTCTTTCAATTTTCATACTCACCTATTTATGGCAAACTATAATGGGTATAGTGGCAGGTGGATTTAACTGGATTGCTCTATATAGCGGATTATATTATAGCATAATATATACTATGTTAGTCTGCCTAGGTGTAATTATTGCAATGCTTCTAAAATTTGCATTTAAGAAAGAAGGGTGCAAATGATAAAAAATACAAAAAAGTTAACATTAAAAGTGCTTGCAGGTGCAGTGGCAGTAGTGCTTATAGTTGGTATACTTTTTGTTACGAATGCTTTTGTTGGCAATCCAATATCAGCAATGATGGCAAATAAGGCTATAAAACAATATGTGAATCAAAACTATTCCTATTTGGACCTTAAAATAGAAAAAGTAAGCTATAACTTTAAATTTGAATCCTATATGGCAAGGGCTAAATCTAAGACAAGTATTGATACCCAATTTGCAATTTATTATCGTGATGGAAAGGTAGAGAGGGATGATTATGAAAGTTATGTTTTAGGAATGTTTAATACACTAGAAAGGCTATCAGATGAATATTCGGCTGTTGCGAAAAAGATTATAGCTGAAGAGCTAGGGTATGAAAATAATACTACAATGGTGGTTTTTAATAAGGCTGAATATGAAAAGATTAATGATATTTTAGAACTTGATATGAAATTTGATAAAACATTACCTCTTAATTCAGAGGTTATAATCCGACTTGACTTAACAGATAACTCATTAGAAGGAATCGCACAGGTTTTAACTGATGCACATAAGGCATTTGTACACAATGGTTGTAATTTTAACAAATATGACTTATACGCTGAAAATAATGATACACTTGTAATGATAAACGAAGTAACTCCTGCTGATATTGAAAGTGGTGAGCTTACAAATCTACTTGAAAAGGCTCAAAGTAATGATAACATAAACGGCATTCGGGTTTTTACTAAATGAGGATGATTTTATGAAAAAATAGCACATAAGTTAAATTTGCAATTGACTTGTTTTGCAGCTCTTGACATAATTAAAATATTACTAGTGTTTAGGAAATTATAGATAGAAACATTATACATGGAGGAATAACAATATACTATGAAAGCTAAAACTGTTGAAGAATCAAAGACAAGTATAGGTAGCTTAATGCAACCAGAACAAGCGAATCCAGTAGGGAATGTCCATGGTGGAGAAATTATGAAGTTAATGGATAATGTTGCTGGAATAGTAGCCGTTAGACACGCTCGTGCAAATGTTGTAACTGCGAGGGTAGACGAATTAGAATTTCATTATCCTATATATATTGGTAATTTAGTAACATGTAATGCAAAATTAAGTTTTGTTGGCAACAGTTCTATGGAAGTATTTGTAGAGGTTTTAGTTGAAGATATAACTAAAACAGAATCCGCTAAAGTAGCATTAACTGGTTTTTTTACTATGGTAGCAATGGACAAGAATGGGAACTCTATATCTGTACCTCCTCTAGAAATTACTAACGATGAAGAATATAAGCTATTTGAAGAAGGAAAGAAACGTTATTTAACTTATAAACAAAAACGAAGTTAATATAATAGAATGTTCAGCCTCAATTCTAATAAAAATATCCTAGTAAGTAAATTACTTACTAGGATATTTTTATTAGAATCTAACACTCTTGTTTAATTTTTAATTCTATTTTTGATATACGAATTCTCCATCTATCATTGTCTTTTCAACTTTAATATCTTTGATTTTTAATTCGTCTATAGTGAATATATCCATATCCAATACAATTAAATCGGCTACATAACCTGGTTTTAATCTTCCTTTAAAATCTTCTTTAAATTCATTAAAAGCACTACCAATTGTGTAGGCATCAATAGCGTCTTCAAGCCCCATCTTTTCATTTGGATAAAAGCCACCTACTGGCTTGCCATCTATTCCTAGTCTTGTTACTGCACAGTAAATATTCGGGAATGGATTACAGTCTTCTACTGGAGCATCTGTACCTAAGCTTATTGGGGCCCCTAGTTTATATAGGGTATTAAACGCATAAGATGTACTTGATAACTCTTTTCCAACACGCTCTTCTACAATTTTAATATCGTAGTCTAAGAAAATAGGTTGGTACATAACAGGAATATTCAATTTAGCAATTCTATTTAATTGTTCCGTACTTGTGATTTGACAATGAACAATCCCATGACGAAGAGGATTTTTTCCATTCTTCATAGTTTTTTCATAGGCATTTATTACACTTTCTATAGCACCGTCACCAATTGCGTGAGTTATTACTCTAATTCCGTTCTTTGTAGCTAAATCACATAAATCTTGTAGCTGTTCATCGCTTAATGCTGCTACACCTTTAGTGCCAGGGGCATCTTCATAATCTTTTAACATTAAAGCGGTCCTAGCCCCTAAAGAACCATCTTTAAATAACTTTAATGCACCTTTTGACAAGAATTTCTCATCATATTGTCCTGTCTTATATTCCGTTTCAAGGTAAGCTTTAAAATCATTTATATCTTGAAAATTGAATTGGTGAGAATATCTTAATTTCAATTTCTTATTGTCGCAAATATTATGAATAATATTGAACATGCTCTTAAAATCACTACTCATAATATCACATGATTGAATAGAGGTTATTCCAACACTTAAAGCATAATTTGCAGCTTTTAGAAATTCTTTCTCTATGTTATTATCACTTTTTTCTGGGATAAGTGAGTGGATTAAACTGACCGCATTTTCATTAAATATACCATTTAGTTTCCCATCGCTTCCAAGTTCTAATACTCCACCGTCTATAACAGTATTTTCATCTACACCTAGTATTTCTAAAGCCTTAGTATTTCCTACTGAAACATGTCCACATACTCTATCAAAGACAATTGGAATTTCTGTAGATATTTTATCTAAGTCAAACCGGTTTATTAGACGTTTTTCACCAGAAGTGAAATAATCTTGATTCCACCCACGACCACTTAATACAGCTAGATCCTTGTTTTTTTCAATGAATATTTTACCCAGTTGAATAACTTCATCAATTGATTTAGCTGATGTTAAATTACATGAATTCATAGCATCTCCTACCCATGAAATATGTAGGTGGCTGTCATTAAAACCTGGTAAAACAGTTTTTCCTTGAAGGTCTATAATATTATCAGCATCATTTTTTAGCATATCTTCATTTGTGCCAACCTGTCTAATAACTCCATCCTCAATTAGGATTGCTTCTTGAAAATTATTTTTTTCAACATAAATATTGCCATTTTTTAAAATCGTTTTCAAAAGATCATCTCCTTATATTTTTTATGCAGCCTTATTTTTTCTATTAAAATAAAAGTAAAATAATATACCAACAGCTGGTACAGCTAAACCAATAATCGAGGTTTGAGGATCTTCAATAAATGTATTAATCATTAATCCTACAAATATAAAAGTTGTTAATATTACTGTAATAGGATAACCAATTACTTTATAAGGTCTTTCTATAGTAGGGTATTTTCTTCTGTAAATCATAACTGCATATACACCCAAAGTGTTAAACATCATTCCTGAGAATATAACTAAAGAAGTTAGTTGATTTAAGTTTCTTAATAGCACTAACATTATAGATATTATACATTGTACAATTAATGGCGCATAAGGTACTTTATATTTAGGATGCAGTTTTTTAAAGCTTTTAAAGAAATGCCCCTCTTGACTCATTGCATAATACATTCTTGGGAAGGCTAGTATACAGCCATTTAAAGCTCCAAACATAGCTAATACCATACCTATTACAACTAAAATACTACCAGTCTTCCCCATTAGCTTTTCTGCTGCATAGGTTCCTAAATAATACTCATTATTTGCTATTAGACTTTCAATTTCAGTAAAAGGTATAACCTTATATATAGAATAATTAAATAATGTATATAGTATTGTTATTGAAACAATAGAAATAACAATAGCAAGAGGTAGATTTTTCTTAGGATTCTTTACTTCTTCAGCTACAGTATTTAAATTAGTCCATCCTTCATATGCCCATAAACTTGCAACCACTGCAAAAGCTATCATACTAATAATTGAGCCAAAACTTACATCAACTGTCTTCGGAGCTAAACTTAAATCTGGAGATACTTTTCCAAATAAAAGACCCAAAATCATTATGATTCCAATAGGGATTAGTTTTGCAATCATAGATAGATTTTGCAGTCTAGATCCAAATTTAACACCAAAATAATTGACAATAGTTAATCCTATGATTAATACTATGGCAAAGATTTTAATTGTCCATTCTCCCATTGGCATTATAACAGTTAAAGCACTTGGTAAGGCAATTGCTATGGCAGCAATAGACCCAGGACCAGCGATTAGCCAATTATTAAACCCAGCTAGAAAACCAACGATAGGTGAATAGGCATTACTTAAATATACAGTCAAACCACCAGCACGAGGATCTGAAGCACCTAGTTCTGCATAACAAATTCCGCCTAGTAAGGAAACTAAGCCACCTAAAATCCAACTCAATAAAGCTAAGCCAAGACTCATTCCAGTTCTCATTAATACATATGATCCTAGATAAAAAATTCCTGACCCTACCATGATACCCCCTAAAATGCTGACCCCACCAAATAAACTAATTTCTTTTTTAAAACCGGAATCCGTTGTTTTATTCACTTCACTCAAGTTATCAGTCATATATATCCTCCTATATAAAAAAAATTCGTCTAATGCTATCGTATCTACTCATAGTGCACTCAATTTAAAAGCTTAAGCTTTTAAATTTCAAGTGCTTAAAATATTACTAACATTCTATTTCTTCAAAAACCCTCAATAGTAAGAGTTTTTTTACTTTCTTATACAAAAAAAACACCTAACAGGCTTGTCAGGTGCTTATATGCGTATAGCAAAGCTAAAGACATTCCTCTCTCCTTTCTGGCTCAGTGTGAGATAGCACAACATCAAAGTATTGAGCAAATACAATGATGACAGTCCTGTACCTATTTGATACAGACCCAGCATCAGATTTTGAGATCTGATGCTTCGGCGATGGCTCCTTTCGCTATATGTCATAGGTTTTCGACCTCGATATAGTTACTATTAGCAACCGCGCCTCTACCTCACCCGTAAGGATGAGGATTTTTATGAAATTGTTGATTTTCATCATAATAGCATGGTATTTATACTTTGTCAACTTAACGAAAATTTCTTTTAAATAGTAGATAAGAGGAATTTTCGATTCAACAAACTGCTGCAGAGGCAGATAAAGTAGCTAAAACTATTGACAAAATAGCTGAAGGGCTATCCAATGAAAAACTTTTTATATCAAGATTTTGCGGAGATTAATTCTTGATTTATATTAGAGATGAGGATAATATTGAAGTGATAGCAGAATATGTAAGGCAGATTTCAAATATATTTAAAGATAATATTATTGCAAATGGCAATATAGCCAATATTTCTTATTGTAGATTTAAGTTAAAATAAATTTTTAGATGCTAGAGGGGGTATCAAAATCAATAAGATTTTAGTTATTGAAGATGATGTGGCCTTAAATAATGGTATTGTTTTGAGCCTAAAACAAGAAAACTATGACTTTACACAAAGCTTTACATTTAAAGAGGCAGAGAAATATTTATCAGAAACAGAATTTGATTTAATTATATTAGATGTAAATTTACCTGATGGAAATGGTTTTGATCTTTGTAAAAAAATAAGGCAATACTCTTCTACGCCAATTATTTTTCTAACTGCCAATGATATGGAAATTGATGTAGTAACTGGCTTAGAGCTTGGTGCAGATGACTATATTACTAAACCATTTAGCCTAATGATACTGCGTGCAAGAGTATCCGTATTGCTACGCCGTACTAAACGAATAAGTAGCGATGATAAAATAATAATTGGACATTTTGTTTTCGACTTTGATTCTATGAGTTTCTATAAGGGTAATGATAAAATTGAGTTAAGCAAGACAGAACAAAAATTGCTTAAAGTTCTGATAAAAAATCGAGGCACTGTCCTTACACGTTCTAGCTTAATAGATAAAATCTGGACAGATGATGCAGAATATGTTGATGAAAATGCTCTGTCAGTTACGGTAAAGCGTTTGAGAGATAAATTGGAAGATAACCCTGTAAAACCACAGTATATACAAACAGTCTATGGAATAGGATATACATGGGTGGTAGATAAGCATGGATAAAATAGATGCCATCTTTATTGCGTGCGCTATAATTTCTATTATTATTGCTATAGTTTTTGTTTTTATATATCAATATAAAATGAAAAGTACTATTAACAAGCTAAACCATATGTTAGAGGATGCAATAAATGGTAGTTTTTCTGAATCTACCTATGATGAATCGAGTCTATCCGCATTGGAAGCAAAATTAAACCGCTTTTTAAGCATCTCCCTATCCTCTGAGAATAATCTCGTAGCGGAGAAGGGGAGAATTAAAGCATTAATTTCTGATATTTCTCACCAAACGAAAACACCTATTGCTAATATCCTTCTCTATTCACAGCTATTAATAGAACAGGAAAAGATTCCAAATGAGTGTCACGATATTATAAATCAGATTACAGGACAATCAGAAAAGCTCAATTTTCTCATACAGGCTTTGGTGAAAACTTCAAGACTAGAAACAGGTATTATTTCCGTTGTACCAAAATCTGATTCTGTTTTAGATCTGCTCTCTTCTGTTTGTAATGAAGTAAAGAAAAAAGCAGAGGAAAAGAATATTACAGTTCAAATAACATGTGAGGATTCTTTTGCTGTTTTCGATAAAAAATGGACAGAGGAAGCTCTGTATAATATTTTAGATAATGCAGTAAAGTATACACCAAATGGAGGGAATATTTCTGTTGCATGCATTTCCTATGAGATGTTTTGTAGAATTGATATTGTAGACAGCGGCATTGGTATTGCGGAGCAGGATATTACTTCTATCTTTAAGCGCTTTTATCGTTCTATAGAGGTAAACCAATATGAGGGTGTAGGTATTGGTTTATTCCTTGCACGAGAAATTATTACTGCCCAAGGAGGGTACATTAAAGTATCTTCTACTATAGGAAAAGGTTCCACTTTTTCCGTATTCCTGCCAAAATAAAAGCAAATCTTTCAAAACTGTTATATTTGAGAAAGATTTGAGAAAGATGATTTTGTTATAGTCTATATCATAAGGTGATATGGACTATATTTTTTATGGAGGTTATTTTATGAGTATTTTAGAAACACATAATTTAATTAAGCATTATGGTGGGGAGCCAAATTTAGTAAAAGCTTTAGATGGTATAAACTTGACAGTAGAGCGTGGAGAGTTTGTTTCAATTGTAGGTACATCGGGTAGCGGTAAATCTACTCTATTGCACATGCTTGGGGGACTTGACCGAGCAACTGACGGAACAGTAAGGGTAGATGGCAAAGAGATTCTTTCTCTAAAAGATGATGAATTGACTATTTTTAGAAGGAGAAAGATTGGGTTTATATTTCAAAGTTATAACCTTGTACCTATATTAAATGTATATGAAAACATTACTCTACCTATTGAGTTAGATGGAAATAAGGTTGATAAGGACTATGTTGATCAAATTATCACTACTTTAGGTTTAGAGACTAAGCTTAACAATCTACCAAATAATCTTTCTGGTGGACAACAACAACGTGTTGCAATTGCAAGAGCCTTAGCTACTAAACCTGCAATTATCCTTGCAGATGAGCCTACGGGCAACTTAGATAGTAAAACAAGCCTAGATGTTTTAGGACTATTAAAAGTAACGAGCCAGCGCTTTAATCAAACTATTGTTATGATTACTCATAACGAGGAGATGGCACAAATGGCTGACCGCACCATCCGCATTGAGGACGGCAAAATAGTAGGTGGTGGTGGACAATGATTCAGGTACAGAATAAAAAGGTTATCAATCGCATTGCCTTTAAAAGTTTTAGAGCAAGTAAAACTAGAAATCTAATGGCTATTATTGCAATAGCATTGACTACAATTTTATTTACAAGCCTTTTTACTATTGGCATTGGTATGATAGAAAGCTTTCAAAATCAAGCTATGAGACAGGCTGGTGGAGACGGACATGCTGTTTTAAAATATATAACTGATGAGCAGTACAACAACATGAAAGACCATCCTTTGATTAAAGAAATTAGCTACAACAAAATAATTGCGGATAGTGTAGATAACATTGAATTTTTAAAACGCCATGTAGAAATGTATTATATGGATGAGACTGCTATGAAACTTGGATTTTGTGAACCAACTACAGGTAATGCTCCAATGAAGGAAAATGAAATTATTACGGATACCAAAACCTTGGATTTATTAGGAGTTCCCCATGAAGTTGGAGCAAAAGTACCACTGACATATACCATGAAAGGAAAGCAGATACAAAAAGATTTTGTACTATCTGGTTTTTGGGAAAGTGATCCTATTTTTAATGTGGGGTTTGCTATCATTTCTCGTGAATTTATGGACTTACATGCTAACCAGCTTGTACACACATATAGAACAGACTATAATATGACAGGAGTTATAAACTCATATATTATGTTTAAAAATAGTTCTAACTTAGAGGGAAAGCTGTTCAAGGTAATTACAGATAGTGGTTATACAGTTCCTGCAGAGGGAGAAAAAAGCGAACCACTACCTACAGATATAGACTGCAATGTAAACTGGGCCTATCTTTCTAGTAATTTTTCAAGCTCAGATCCAGTCACTGTTGTAGCGGTGTTAATGTTACTAGTACTAATTATATTTACAGGATATTTGATTATATATAATATCTTTCAAATTTCTGTTATAAAAGACATTAAGTTATATGGACTATTAAAAACCATTGGAACAACATCTAAACAAATTAAACGGATTATTTCACGTCAGGCTATTATATTATCTATTATAGGGATTCCTATTGGCCTTTGTATAGGATTTTTGATCGGAAGGGCACTACTTCCAATGATTATGGGAATTTCAAATTATAGTGGTCCACGGGCAGATGTATCCTTTAATCCTATTATCTTTATAGGTGCTTCAATATTTGCTTTAGTTACAGTATTTATTAGCACTCGTAAACCTGGCAAAATTGCTGGAAGGGTTTCTCCTGTAGAGGCAGTACGATACAGTGGAGGTAGTGAGCAGATCAGAAAAAAGATGAAGCATTCTACAGATGGTGGAAAGTTATGGAGAATGGCACTTTCTAACCTTGGTAGAAATAAAAAGCGAACTATAATTGCCATTATATCTATGACACTCAGTTTGGTACTTCTTAATTCAGTATTTACCATTTCTAGTGGTTTCGATATGGATAAATTTGTTTCAAAATTTGTAGATACTGACTTTCTTATCGGGCATGCTAATTATTTTAACATGAACCATTTTCGGTTTCCAGAGGATGAGCTTAGTGAAAGCTTTATATCTGCTGTAGAAGACCAAGAGGGTTTTGAAGTAGGAGGTAGGATTTACTATAATATTTATGTTGGTGACTGTTCGGTTTATCGAGAGAATCCCGATGAACCTAGTTATCTTGGATATCCTGTAAACAAAGCAATAAATGGGCAACCAATGTTAGATTTATATGGTATGGAAGACTTTCCTCTTTCCCGCTTAGACATTGTTGAAGGACAATTAGATATAGAAAAATTAAAAAGTGGAAAGTACATTATAGAAGGAGTACATGAAGGTGATCACGGTAATATATTATGGGATACTTCACACTATCAAATTGGGGACACTGTAGAGATAACAGTGGATGGCAAAAAACATGAATATGAAGTTATGGCAAAAACTAGAATAAAGCAATATACTATTTCTAACCGTAGCTTTGATGAATTTGCTATGTACCTCCCTACAGAGGAATATTTAAAGATAGTCACTGAACCTGTTGTTATGACATATGCATTTAATGTGTCGGATGATAAGGAAGCTAATATGGAGTCTTTTATCAAAGGATATACGGAACAAGTAGAGCCACTTATGGATTATGAATCTAAGCAAGTTTATGTAAATAACTTTAATGATTTTCAGAATATGTTAATAACAGTAGGCGGTATACTCAGTTTCATAATTGGTTTAATTGGTATTCTAAACTTTATAAACTCTATGTTTACTAGTATTTTGGCAAGGCGTCAGGAGTTTGCTATGCTACAAAGTATAGGTATGACTGGAAAGCAACTAAACCGTATGCTATGCTTTGAAGGTTTATATTATGCAGCTTA from Alkaliphilus flagellatus includes:
- a CDS encoding amidohydrolase → MKTILKNGNIYVEKNNFQEAILIEDGVIRQVGTNEDMLKNDADNIIDLQGKTVLPGFNDSHLHISWVGDAMNSCNLTSAKSIDEVIQLGKIFIEKNKDLAVLSGRGWNQDYFTSGEKRLINRFDLDKISTEIPIVFDRVCGHVSVGNTKALEILGVDENTVIDGGVLELGSDGKLNGIFNENAVSLIHSLIPEKSDNNIEKEFLKAANYALSVGITSIQSCDIMSSDFKSMFNIIHNICDNKKLKLRYSHQFNFQDINDFKAYLETEYKTGQYDEKFLSKGALKLFKDGSLGARTALMLKDYEDAPGTKGVAALSDEQLQDLCDLATKNGIRVITHAIGDGAIESVINAYEKTMKNGKNPLRHGIVHCQITSTEQLNRIAKLNIPVMYQPIFLDYDIKIVEERVGKELSSTSYAFNTLYKLGAPISLGTDAPVEDCNPFPNIYCAVTRLGIDGKPVGGFYPNEKMGLEDAIDAYTIGSAFNEFKEDFKGRLKPGYVADLIVLDMDIFTIDELKIKDIKVEKTMIDGEFVYQK
- a CDS encoding FAD-dependent oxidoreductase; the encoded protein is MKQNKVISILLALTLLLSACSAKAPSNTEAAVDLTPGTYEGTADGFGGTLKVAVTVDTDKITAIDVLEQTETPALGGAAITQLSAAILDKQSLAVDAVSGCTVTSNAFIEAVKGALSQSGADMDAMMRPVEVSNETKDTVSLSTQVVVVGAGGSGLAAAVSAAQGGAEVLVLEKMAFAGGATAMAGGGTNATGSERQKSVGIEDKPEWLFMDLMLNGHFSNDPNTVWLYANTVGKAFDWLVAEDGAGIAYKDQVPSPSAEHRVGRTFSPEGAGSGVVSSLLAKAESLGVKIMYNTPAKELIAKDGKVTGVKALSTDGVPYEITADAVILASGGYGANEKRLNDSVRSLAYAGAVSATGDGLEMALAVGADSLNLDKINIQPHSIVLPDGRGQHTFQGCLAMYGGTGSILVSEKGVRFVNERGSADSIKTAMENNKHSYLVMDSASFETYAKTCIASKNYTQEQLDTWLAANGTMTPVFAKADSLEELAGIVSMPGDALAASVAKYNDSVEKGVDEEYGRKVSAPMAKEGPYYLVEMNLRYYASLGGLRINDKMQVVSTTGDALDGLYAAGEIVGGLCGDIYAPGALFGWAMTSGYNAGTSVATTLNNK
- a CDS encoding APC family permease: MTDNLSEVNKTTDSGFKKEISLFGGVSILGGIMVGSGIFYLGSYVLMRTGMSLGLALLSWILGGLVSLLGGICYAELGASDPRAGGLTVYLSNAYSPIVGFLAGFNNWLIAGPGSIAAIAIALPSALTVIMPMGEWTIKIFAIVLIIGLTIVNYFGVKFGSRLQNLSMIAKLIPIGIIMILGLLFGKVSPDLSLAPKTVDVSFGSIISMIAFAVVASLWAYEGWTNLNTVAEEVKNPKKNLPLAIVISIVSITILYTLFNYSIYKVIPFTEIESLIANNEYYLGTYAAEKLMGKTGSILVVIGMVLAMFGALNGCILAFPRMYYAMSQEGHFFKSFKKLHPKYKVPYAPLIVQCIISIMLVLLRNLNQLTSLVIFSGMMFNTLGVYAVMIYRRKYPTIERPYKVIGYPITVILTTFIFVGLMINTFIEDPQTSIIGLAVPAVGILFYFYFNRKNKAA
- a CDS encoding response regulator transcription factor, with protein sequence MEDDVALNNGIVLSLKQENYDFTQSFTFKEAEKYLSETEFDLIILDVNLPDGNGFDLCKKIRQYSSTPIIFLTANDMEIDVVTGLELGADDYITKPFSLMILRARVSVLLRRTKRISSDDKIIIGHFVFDFDSMSFYKGNDKIELSKTEQKLLKVLIKNRGTVLTRSSLIDKIWTDDAEYVDENALSVTVKRLRDKLEDNPVKPQYIQTVYGIGYTWVVDKHG
- a CDS encoding YfjL-like protein, with protein sequence MIKNTKKLTLKVLAGAVAVVLIVGILFVTNAFVGNPISAMMANKAIKQYVNQNYSYLDLKIEKVSYNFKFESYMARAKSKTSIDTQFAIYYRDGKVERDDYESYVLGMFNTLERLSDEYSAVAKKIIAEELGYENNTTMVVFNKAEYEKINDILELDMKFDKTLPLNSEVIIRLDLTDNSLEGIAQVLTDAHKAFVHNGCNFNKYDLYAENNDTLVMINEVTPADIESGELTNLLEKAQSNDNINGIRVFTK
- a CDS encoding acyl-CoA thioesterase, producing MKAKTVEESKTSIGSLMQPEQANPVGNVHGGEIMKLMDNVAGIVAVRHARANVVTARVDELEFHYPIYIGNLVTCNAKLSFVGNSSMEVFVEVLVEDITKTESAKVALTGFFTMVAMDKNGNSISVPPLEITNDEEYKLFEEGKKRYLTYKQKRS
- a CDS encoding zf-HC2 domain-containing protein, whose protein sequence is MNISCDVILDLIPLVKDGVASDDSTIIVNEHIKSCESCKTEFEIFESTNIEQPVIKDEKIISAIKRSIFITQLTILAAGAIIGVALSNSMGMFYNFIIMPLIGGIGFTVLKRKWYLTPLSIFILTYLWQTIMGIVAGGFNWIALYSGLYYSIIYTMLVCLGVIIAMLLKFAFKKEGCK
- a CDS encoding RNA polymerase sigma factor, with product MKQIENLYILYKQDIYNYLLSLTHNQTLSEDLLSDTFVNAIRSIESFKGQSSVKTWLFSIARNLWLQKIRKEKHTVEYNDLLELYVSDSIAERLITKETAIRIKNLLLEKDDRTQKIVNMRVEGYSFGEIAQEVNISESSARVIDFRVKKWIKAILEKEGLS
- a CDS encoding sensor histidine kinase, yielding MDKIDAIFIACAIISIIIAIVFVFIYQYKMKSTINKLNHMLEDAINGSFSESTYDESSLSALEAKLNRFLSISLSSENNLVAEKGRIKALISDISHQTKTPIANILLYSQLLIEQEKIPNECHDIINQITGQSEKLNFLIQALVKTSRLETGIISVVPKSDSVLDLLSSVCNEVKKKAEEKNITVQITCEDSFAVFDKKWTEEALYNILDNAVKYTPNGGNISVACISYEMFCRIDIVDSGIGIAEQDITSIFKRFYRSIEVNQYEGVGIGLFLAREIITAQGGYIKVSSTIGKGSTFSVFLPK